The Deltaproteobacteria bacterium genomic sequence AGAGCCAGCGGGCTCGCCGCCGGTGCGCTCCCCGCGCGCGCGCAGCGCGCGCCACTTCTCCGGCTTCTCGGCGAGGATTCCGAGGAAGCGGCGGTAGAGGTCGCAGCGCCGGTAGTGCTCGCTCAGGCAGAAGCGGTTCAGATGCACGGTGGGTGGAATGCGCATTGACTCGGTGTCCGCACGACAGATGGGGGCGACGCTGCTGTAGAGGCAGGGACACTTCACGGCGGACTTCTCGGCTCGAGGCTGGGTCGCGGCGGTTTTCTTCCTCTCGATTTCTACGCGATGACGCGGAGGTGACTTGCAACGACCATGCCGCGGCGCTCCCGTCGGGACACCAACGCCTCGCCGGGGACCAAGGTCTCATCTCGTCGCGCGGGACCGGATCAGCCCGACCGCGCTAGTGCCAAGCTGCGATGTCCCCGAGCCCGAGTCCCGGTAAGACAACGTACCGCGGAGGTTTGCCTCGACTCGAAACGCCGCCGTCCAGCGGGCGATCTGCTGGGAGCAGGAAAGGCACCGCCGCGGTGCGATTGCGCATGGGCGACGGTCCAGCGATTTCAGGCCCTCGGGCCCGGACAAACGCACCTCCCGGGTACGTTCAGCCGAGCTGCGTCCGGGCGATTCCCGACGGCCGAGAGGCCAGGGCGAGCAAGGTAGGAGTTACAGTAAGAGTAGGTAAACGTTACAAGTCTATGGGCTCATGGGGACGTCATTGCAGCCGAATGCACACGGCGCCGATGGGTCCGCTCGGGCGCTCAGGCGTGCAGGTCCTGCCCATCCTGCCTCTCGGATGCGGAGATCGGGCGGGGCCGAACCGGAGGGCGGAAGTCGCGGCGCCTGATCCCGTGGCGCTTCATGAGTGCACGGACGTGCTTCGGGGTGATCCCGGCATGCTGGGCTACGAGCACGGTCCTCCCCCTGTAGCGGCGGAGCTGGGCCAGAAGATAGAGCGTTTCGAAGGTCGCGAGCGTGCGCTGGCGAGCGGTGCGAAAAGGCAGGTCGAGCTCGGCGGCCGACGGTCCCGGGGCGGCCCCGGCTCCCCCGAAGACGAGGTGGGCCGGCTCTATGGTATCGCTCGAGCAGGCAACGACCGCCGTCTCGATCACGTTCTCCAGCTCGCGCACGTTGCCGGGCCAGTCGTGGGACATGAGGAGATCGACCGCCTGGTGGCTCACTCGCTGGACACGGGGCCGCCTCCGCATGAGTCGCTTCTGATCGACGAAGTAGCTCACCAGGAGCGGGATGTCCTCGCGCCGCTCGCGCAGCGGCGGGAGATGGATGTGGACGACTTGCAGGCGGTGAAGGAGATCCTCGTGGAAGGCCCCCGCCCGCACGGCGGCGCCCAGGTCGGTGCTAGCCGCGATGACGAGGCGGAAGCCGCTGCGGATCGGCTGGTGGTCCCCGAGCCGGCGGAACTTGCCATCCTGCAGGACGCGGAGGAGCTTCGCCTGCGTTTCGAGAGGGAGGTTTTCGATCTCGTCCAGGAACAGTGTGGCGCCGTGCGCCAGCTCGAAGACGCCCACCCGGCGGCGGTCGGCTCCGGTGAACGCGCCCCGCTCGTGTCCGAACAGCTCGCTCTCGAGCGACGAGGGCGCGACCGCATCGCAGTCCAGGGACACGAACTCCTTCGCGGCGCGCGGGCTCAGCTTGTGAATCAGCCGTCCGACGCTTTCCTTGCCGGTGCCAGTCTCGCCGGTGATCAGGACGGGACCGTCGGCGGGAGCGACACGCTGCACTGCGGACCAGATCCTGTGCAGCTCCAGGCTGCGGCTGACGAGAGCTCGTCCCCGGTCCACCTCGACATGCAGGATCTCCTTCGTACCGGACACGCGACTTCCTTCGAGTCCATACAAGATCCGGGGCCGGCGCGCGGGCAATACCGTGTCCGGGCGAGCGGAGATGATGTTGTTGGCGGCTCGCCGCCCCGCCCCGACGCGCTGTGTCACCGGGATCCAATGCTGAATCCCGATCCCGGGGCCTACGGGTGACGCGCCCTCCATATGAGCACGGCCAGGACCAGGGCGCCGATCCCGGCCAGCAGGATGAGGAGGCGCCTGGACCGCCCCCTCTGCTCCTTCACCACCACCAGCGGCGTCGCCAGGCCCGCCCTCTCCTCCTCCGTGACGCGCGTCTCGTACAGGCGCTCGAGGGCGTCCTTCACTTCCAGCGACGCCTTGTCGCCCCAGGCGACGAGCCCCAGCACCTCGTCCACGTCCGCGGCCGTGAGCCCCATCTCGTGGAGGGACGCGACATCGGCATTTCCCCCTTCGAGGTATGCCACGGCCCGCCGCACTCGCTCAGTCGGCACTGCTCGGATGTCCTTCGGTCGCCCTCTCCGCGAGCAGCTCGAAGACCGGATAGCCCGCGGCGACGGGTGCGAAGCGCTCGACCGGCGAGCCTGCAGGGATCGGGAAGTAGCGCCGCACGGTCGTCTTGAAGCGATCCAGGTAGGCCTTCAGCACCGCGGGCTTCTCCTGGTCGGAGAGGGCCCGCAACCGGCACTCCTCGCGCCGCATGCCCCTGCGCAGCGTGACCTGCCCGCTGGCGCGCGCGTTCCGGACCCACTGCGTCTCCCCGCGCCCCGCGACCAGGAAGCGTCGGCCGCCGTGCTCGAGCACGTCCACCGGCGTCGAGTAGGGCCGCCCGCTCTTCCGCCCGCGCACCTCGAGCAGGTAGTTGTGGGGGAGGCCGAGTCCCAAGCCCACGAGGAGCCCGAACACCCGGTTGAACAGGCGCTCGACGGGGGAAGGCGCGGCGAAGCCGGGCGACGCAGGGGCCATGGCGTCCGGCATCAGTCCCGAAACGGGCCGTCGCCGTCAAGGCCCGCGTGACCCGGCTGTCGTAACCCGGCGGCCCGCTGCCGTGTACACGGCGCCCAAGGAGGATCCCTGACGATGAAGCGAATCGCCGTGTCCCTGTTGGCCGTCGGCCTGATCGCCGCCCCGGTGCTCGCCGCCGAGACGGCGCCCGCGGCGACGGCCCCCGCTGCCCCCGCGACCAAGGCCGCGGATGCCACCCGCAAGAAGGCGCCGGACAGCGCCAAGGTCGCGCCCGCCACGTCGGAGTCGAAGAACCTGGCCATGGCGAAGAGGCCCGCGACCCACCGTCGCGGGCACAAGCGTCACAGCCTCACGAAGCCGAAGGCCGCCCACGCCCCGGCGACGAAGTAGCGACCCAGGGCACCCGGTGAGGCGCCCCGCGCCTCCCCGGGTCCCGTTGCTGCCAACTCCAAATGATATAGGACCATCCGGCACGAACCGGTTCGTCCACCTCGCCTTCCTCGCCGCCGCCCTGGTGCTCGCGAGCCCTGGGCGCGCCCCTGCCTGCCGCGACTTCGCGCAGGCACCGGGCGCGCGCTGGCGCCTCGTGTCGCGCCACGGCGTCGACTGGCTCGTCACACCCTGCGGCGACCTGTTCTTCTCGGTCGGCCTCAACACGCTCGACGGCGGTGCACCCGCGCCCGAAGTCGGGGGGCGCACCGCCTATTACTGGGGCTCCTTCTACCCGAGCCTCGATGCCTGGTCGGCGACCACGCGCGCCCGTGCAACGGCGTGGGGCTTCAACACCGCGGGCGCCACGTCGCTCTCGCCCGACGTCCTGGCGCTCCCCGCCATCCCCGACCTGGAGCTCGGCCGCAGCGCGCGCTTCCACTGGGTCGATCCCTTCGACCCCGCGACCGACGAGCGCATGCGCGTCGCCGCCCGCCGCCTGGTCGCGCCGTACGAGCACAGCCCCTTCCGCATCGGCTACTTCTCCGACAACGAGGTGGGCTGGTGGAACGGCGCGCTCTTCGCCTTCTACCTGGAGAAGGCCGAGATGAATCACACCAAGCAGCGGCTCGTGGCGCTCCTGCGCGAAGCCTACGGCGACGACTGGGAGCGCTTCGCCGCCGACTTCATCCCGCCGCCCGGTGTCGCCTCCTTCGCGGACCTCCTGCGGCACGAGGGGGCGGCGCCCCATCTGCGGCCGGGTGGCAGCGGCATCCAGGTCGTCCGCCGCTGGACCGGCATCGTCGCCGAGCGCTACTACCATCTCGCCCACGACGCGCTCCGTGCCGCCGATCCCGACGCGCTCCTCTTCGGCGACCGGCTCCCCATCTATTACGACCCGGCGGCGGTGCGCGCCATGGCGCCCTGGGTCGACGCCATCGCCACCAATTACAACGTCGACAGCCCCGACGGCTGGATCGCGCGCTACTATTTCGACGGCCTCCGCGCGCTCAGCGGCGGCAAGCCGATCCTCGTCTCGGAGTGGTTCTTCGCCGCGAACGAGAACCGCACCGGGAACCGCAACAACGGCCACCTGATGACCGTCGCGACGCAGGCCGAGCGGGCGCGCGGCGCGGCCGCCGCCGCGGCGCGCTTCGGGCGCGAGCCGGAGATCATCGGCGCGCACTGGTTCCAGTACTACGACCATCCGCGCGGCGGGCGCGACGACGGGGAGGACTACAACTTCGGGCTGGTCGACGTCGACGACCGGCCCTACGGGCGGCTGGTCAGCGCGCTCGGCGAGGTGAACGCCCGCCTGGCGGCGCTCCACCGCGACGCCCGCCCCGCGCCGCCGCCGCGCGCGGAGCTTCCCGAGGCCGCGATCGACCCGCGCGACCGCTCCCTCGCCGATTGGCCGAAGGAGCGGGCCCTCGTCGCCCTCGAAGCGCCTGCGCCCGAGGTCGTCTTCGGTGACCTGTACGTCGCCTGGGACCGCGAGGGTCTCTCGCTCGCCACCATCGCCATGGACTACTACGCGCCCGAGCTGCTCGCCGCCGACCAGGACCTCCCGCTCGCCGAGTGCTTCCACGTCGACTGGGGGATCGACGCCGGGCACGGGCCGCGTCGCTTCGCGCTCTACGTCGTCCCGCCGCGCGTCGTCCCGTCGCCCGCGGCCAGGTACGAGATGCGGCCCGTCCTCTGCCGGATGGACGGCGACCGGTGCACGCCGGTCCCCGCTGCGGTCGTGACCTACTTCGGCGCCGACCAGCCGCGCATCACCGCGGAGGTGCGCATCCCGTGGAAGGCGCTCGGCGTGGAGGGGTCGCCGCCCCGCGCGCTTCGCATGGAGCTCGCCGCGACCGCCTTCCACCGCGCGCGCTGGATGTCGACCAGCGGGCAGCCGCCGGCCGC encodes the following:
- a CDS encoding sigma-54-dependent Fis family transcriptional regulator produces the protein MEGASPVGPGIGIQHWIPVTQRVGAGRRAANNIISARPDTVLPARRPRILYGLEGSRVSGTKEILHVEVDRGRALVSRSLELHRIWSAVQRVAPADGPVLITGETGTGKESVGRLIHKLSPRAAKEFVSLDCDAVAPSSLESELFGHERGAFTGADRRRVGVFELAHGATLFLDEIENLPLETQAKLLRVLQDGKFRRLGDHQPIRSGFRLVIAASTDLGAAVRAGAFHEDLLHRLQVVHIHLPPLRERREDIPLLVSYFVDQKRLMRRRPRVQRVSHQAVDLLMSHDWPGNVRELENVIETAVVACSSDTIEPAHLVFGGAGAAPGPSAAELDLPFRTARQRTLATFETLYLLAQLRRYRGRTVLVAQHAGITPKHVRALMKRHGIRRRDFRPPVRPRPISASERQDGQDLHA
- a CDS encoding nitroreductase family deazaflavin-dependent oxidoreductase, which translates into the protein MPDAMAPASPGFAAPSPVERLFNRVFGLLVGLGLGLPHNYLLEVRGRKSGRPYSTPVDVLEHGGRRFLVAGRGETQWVRNARASGQVTLRRGMRREECRLRALSDQEKPAVLKAYLDRFKTTVRRYFPIPAGSPVERFAPVAAGYPVFELLAERATEGHPSSAD